The Deltaproteobacteria bacterium region TTATACATTTTGGCCGATCGCTAATACGCATTTATTCTTTACTGCGTTTTAGTTCTTATAAATCTATTTATTTTCAATATCATATCGTTATTATTTTTGTTTTTTGTTGCCTAATTTCCCATAAAGTTTTGGCGTTTAATAAGAGAGTGCTGCGTGTTGGGATTTATCAAAATAGCCCAAAAGTCTCATGGAATGCTTCAAAAAAGGCAGAAGGTATTTTTGTCGATATTATTGAAGCAATAGCAGCAGAAGAAGATTGGATGCTTAAATATGTATTAGGTTCATGGCAAGAGGGATTAGACCGTCTAGCCAACGGTGAACTTGATTTGATGACCGATATCGCTTTTACTGCTGATCGTGATCGATTGTATGATTTTCATCGCGAACCAGTACTAACAAGTTGGAATCAAATTTATATTCGTCATGATGCCAATATTCGTTCACTACTAGATTTACATCATCGACGAGTCGCTTTTTTAAAAGGGTCGATTCAACAAGAACAATTTCGTGGCATGGTTTCGGGTTTTGGTTTGTCGGTGGATCTTGTTCCTATGCATGATTTTGAACATGCTTTTCGTGTGGTAGCTAATGGTCAAGCTGATGCGGTAGTGACAAATCGTTATTATGGTGCTCTTCATGCTAGAGATTTTGGTCTAGTGGATACCGAAATTATTTTTAGTCCTACACAGCTTTATTTTGCTACATCTAAAGCAAAAAATTCTGAAATATTAAATGCTATTGATCGCCATTTAAAATATTTCAAAAAAGACCCGACTTCGGTTTACTTCAGATCACTTAGACATTGGACCACTAATGAGACTCCACCAATATTACCTTTTTGGTTATATTGGGTAGGTTTAGCTATAGCGTTTTTATTATTGGTAACACTATTATGGATCAGCACCTTAAGAAGTACAGCAGTGCGTTTGCGTAAAAGTGATCAACAGCAACGTCGATTATTAGTTGAGCTTGCACAAGCCAAAGAAGCTGCCGAGGCTGCTGACCGCATGAAGTCAGCCTTTTTAGCGACTATGTCACACGAATTGCGAACACCGCTAAATTCAATTATCGGCTTCACTGGCATACTTCTACAACAACTAGTCGGACCATTAAATGACGAACAAACAAAACAGATGGGAATGGTAAATAAAAGTGCCGAGCATCTTCTTGCATTGATTACCGATATTCTTGATTTATCAAAGATTGAAGCTGGGCAACTGCAAATTTTTCAAGCACCTTTTGATCTTGATATATTAATAAAGCGGGTAATAGCTACTGTAACACCGCAAGCAGATAAAAAGAATCTAACAATTACAACAAATATATCTTTAACTCAGTCTTTAATTAATAGTGATGAGCGACGTGTTGAACAGGTTTTGCTTAATTTACTTTCTAACGCCATTAAATTTACTGAGCGTGGTAATATACATATTACCGCGTCAGCTTATAAGTCGCAGATAAATCTGATGGTATCGGATACTGGCCTTGGCATTAAAGAAGAAGAAATAAATAAACTGTTTAAGCCATTTTTACAGTTAGATTTAGGTATCAATAAACGACATCAAGGTACAGGTTTAGGATTATCAATTTGTAAGCGTCTCGTTCATTTGCTTGGTGGTGATATTTGGGTGAAAAGTGAGTGGGGGAAAGGCAGTACTTTTGGTTTTTCTCTTCCGGCAATGTCGTAGGAGATACAATGAATACCACAGTTCTTTATATAGAAGATAACGAACAGAATTATTATTTGGTAAATTTTATCTTAACCGCTAATGGCTATCAGGTTAATTGGGCAAAAGATGGGCAGAGTGGAATTTTAGCCGCACTCAAATTAAAACCGAATTTGATTTTACTTGATATTCAATTACCAATAATGGATGGCTATGAAGTAGCGCATCAACTATGTACTTATGATGAGTTAAAAAATACCCCAATAGTAGCGCTTACTTCTTATGCGATGCCGGGTGATCGTGAACGCGCCCTGCAGAATGGTTGCATTGGCTATATAGAGAAGCCCATAAACCCAAGCATATTTGTTAATCAAATTGAAAGTTATTTGCTTAACGAAGAAGGTACTATTGGAGGGTCATCCAAATGACGAAGATATTAGTCGTTGATGATATTAGTGAAAATCGTAGCCTTTTGTTTTCGTTATTTGAAGGGCATGGCTTTAAAGTGACCGTAGCCGGTGATGGTGTTGAAG contains the following coding sequences:
- a CDS encoding response regulator; amino-acid sequence: MNTTVLYIEDNEQNYYLVNFILTANGYQVNWAKDGQSGILAALKLKPNLILLDIQLPIMDGYEVAHQLCTYDELKNTPIVALTSYAMPGDRERALQNGCIGYIEKPINPSIFVNQIESYLLNEEGTIGGSSK
- a CDS encoding transporter substrate-binding domain-containing protein translates to MLRVGIYQNSPKVSWNASKKAEGIFVDIIEAIAAEEDWMLKYVLGSWQEGLDRLANGELDLMTDIAFTADRDRLYDFHREPVLTSWNQIYIRHDANIRSLLDLHHRRVAFLKGSIQQEQFRGMVSGFGLSVDLVPMHDFEHAFRVVANGQADAVVTNRYYGALHARDFGLVDTEIIFSPTQLYFATSKAKNSEILNAIDRHLKYFKKDPTSVYFRSLRHWTTNETPPILPFWLYWVGLAIAFLLLVTLLWISTLRSTAVRLRKSDQQQRRLLVELAQAKEAAEAADRMKSAFLATMSHELRTPLNSIIGFTGILLQQLVGPLNDEQTKQMGMVNKSAEHLLALITDILDLSKIEAGQLQIFQAPFDLDILIKRVIATVTPQADKKNLTITTNISLTQSLINSDERRVEQVLLNLLSNAIKFTERGNIHITASAYKSQINLMVSDTGLGIKEEEINKLFKPFLQLDLGINKRHQGTGLGLSICKRLVHLLGGDIWVKSEWGKGSTFGFSLPAMS